A single window of Martelella sp. NC20 DNA harbors:
- a CDS encoding transglutaminase family protein, which yields MSIKAAIYHLTHYKYDKPVSLGPQIIRLKPASHSKTKVISYALKVTPDNHFVNLQQDPYGNYQARFVFPEPVTEFKIEVDLVADMSVYNPFDFFVEEQATKYPFDYDEAISEDLSIYRTPEPMGPLLKAYMEKLDLSPGQGTVDMLVGINANLQHDVDYIIRMEPGVQTPEETLERKSGSCRDSAWLLVQILRNMGLAARFVSGYLIQLEPDLKAIDGPSGTDHDFTDLHAWAEVFLPGAGWIGFDATSGLLTGESHVPLAATPHYRNAAPITGGYSGTAETSFDFDMKISRVSEHPRITRPFSDESWEALNALGEKVDKLLEETDMRLTMGGEPTFVSIDDFESDEWNTGAVGPTKRALADELIRRLRERFAPGGFLHYGQGKWYPGESLPRWTFSLYWRKDGVPIWNNQSLVAEETSDTKADESDAGRLLQAIANELDIQPDMVSPAFEDPAEWMIREGNLPENVDPSNSKLKSAEDRARLTKVFERGLTRPTGYVLPVQAWQGRASGLKWVSDRWTTRRGRIYLIPGDSPIGFRLPLDALAWIPESQYPFINPMDPSVRRDPLPDYRKDEGRPLPTARFVPFEESPQSARPSPGHSIGGYVRTAISVEPRDGRLCVFMPPTTALEEYLDLIASAERAAEKLGLPIHIEGYAPPDDERINVIRVAPDPGVIEVNIHPAANWKECVETTTAIYEEARMTRLGADKFMIDGRHTGTGGGNHVVVGGANPGDSPFLRRPDLLKSVVLHWQRHPSLSYMFSSLFIGPTSQAPRIDEARHDALYELEIAMAQIPHPQAGVMPPLPWLVDRLFRNLLIDVTGNTHRAEICIDKMFSPDGPTGRLGLVEFRGFEMPPNARMNLAQQLLVRALLARFWKNPLEGKFVRWGTALSDRFMLPHYIWQDFMDVLQDLKENGIEFRPEWFEAQLQFRFPFFGEVEYEGNRLELRQALEQWNVMGEQGAAGGTVRYVDSSVERLQVLLESNAPERYIVTCNGRRVPLKATDKSGVSVAGVRFKAWQPASGLHPVLPVNSPLTFDIYDTWSARSVGGCIYHVAHPGGRNYDTFPVNGNEAEARRLSRFEASGHTAGGYAVFNEAPSSEFPLTLDLRRPAGF from the coding sequence ATGTCAATCAAAGCAGCGATCTACCACCTCACCCATTACAAATACGACAAGCCCGTCAGCCTCGGCCCGCAGATCATCCGGCTGAAGCCTGCCTCGCATTCCAAGACCAAGGTCATAAGTTACGCGCTGAAGGTCACCCCGGACAATCATTTCGTCAATCTGCAGCAGGATCCCTACGGCAATTACCAGGCCCGTTTCGTGTTCCCGGAGCCGGTGACGGAATTCAAGATCGAGGTCGATCTCGTCGCCGACATGTCGGTCTACAATCCCTTCGATTTCTTCGTCGAGGAACAGGCGACCAAATATCCGTTCGACTATGACGAGGCGATCAGCGAGGACCTGTCGATCTATCGCACGCCGGAGCCGATGGGGCCGCTGCTGAAGGCCTATATGGAAAAGCTCGACCTTTCGCCCGGTCAGGGCACGGTCGACATGCTCGTCGGCATCAACGCCAATCTTCAGCACGATGTCGACTACATCATCCGGATGGAGCCCGGCGTGCAGACGCCGGAGGAAACGCTGGAACGCAAGTCCGGATCGTGCCGCGACAGCGCCTGGCTGCTGGTCCAGATCCTGCGTAACATGGGGCTCGCCGCGCGCTTCGTCTCCGGCTACCTGATCCAGCTCGAACCCGACCTGAAGGCAATCGACGGCCCCTCGGGCACCGATCACGATTTCACCGATCTTCATGCCTGGGCGGAAGTGTTCCTGCCGGGCGCCGGCTGGATCGGATTTGACGCGACCTCGGGGCTTCTGACCGGCGAAAGCCATGTGCCGCTCGCGGCCACGCCGCATTACCGCAACGCCGCGCCGATCACCGGCGGCTATTCCGGCACGGCCGAGACCAGCTTCGATTTCGACATGAAGATTTCGCGGGTCTCCGAGCATCCGCGCATCACCAGGCCGTTTTCCGATGAAAGCTGGGAGGCGCTGAACGCGCTCGGCGAAAAGGTCGACAAGCTGCTTGAAGAAACCGACATGCGCCTGACCATGGGCGGCGAGCCGACCTTCGTGTCGATCGACGATTTCGAATCCGACGAGTGGAACACCGGCGCCGTCGGCCCCACCAAGCGCGCGCTTGCCGATGAGCTGATCCGGCGTCTGCGCGAACGTTTCGCCCCGGGCGGCTTTCTGCATTACGGCCAGGGGAAGTGGTATCCGGGCGAAAGCCTGCCGCGCTGGACCTTCTCGCTCTACTGGCGCAAGGACGGCGTGCCGATCTGGAACAACCAATCGCTGGTCGCCGAAGAGACGAGCGACACCAAGGCCGACGAGAGCGATGCCGGACGGCTGTTGCAGGCGATCGCCAACGAACTCGACATCCAGCCGGACATGGTGTCCCCCGCCTTCGAGGATCCGGCCGAATGGATGATCCGGGAAGGCAATCTGCCGGAAAATGTCGACCCCTCCAACTCGAAACTGAAAAGCGCCGAGGATCGCGCACGCCTCACCAAGGTCTTCGAGCGCGGACTGACCCGTCCGACCGGCTATGTGCTGCCGGTTCAGGCCTGGCAGGGCCGCGCCTCCGGCCTGAAATGGGTATCGGACAGATGGACCACGCGGCGCGGGCGGATCTACCTGATCCCCGGCGACAGCCCGATCGGCTTCCGCCTGCCGCTTGATGCGCTGGCGTGGATTCCGGAATCGCAATATCCGTTCATCAATCCGATGGACCCTTCCGTCCGGCGCGATCCGCTTCCCGATTACCGCAAGGACGAGGGCCGTCCGCTGCCGACGGCGCGCTTCGTCCCGTTCGAGGAAAGCCCGCAATCGGCGCGCCCTTCTCCCGGCCATTCGATCGGCGGTTATGTCCGTACCGCGATCTCGGTCGAGCCGCGCGATGGCCGGCTGTGCGTCTTCATGCCGCCGACCACGGCGCTCGAGGAATATCTCGATCTCATCGCATCCGCCGAGCGGGCCGCCGAAAAGCTCGGCCTGCCGATCCACATCGAAGGCTACGCGCCGCCGGATGACGAGCGCATCAACGTCATCCGGGTGGCCCCCGATCCGGGCGTCATCGAGGTCAACATTCATCCGGCCGCGAACTGGAAGGAATGCGTCGAGACCACGACCGCGATCTACGAGGAAGCGCGGATGACGCGGCTCGGCGCCGACAAGTTCATGATCGACGGTCGCCATACCGGCACCGGCGGCGGCAATCACGTCGTCGTTGGCGGCGCCAATCCCGGCGACAGCCCGTTCCTGCGCCGCCCGGACCTCTTGAAGAGCGTGGTGCTGCACTGGCAGCGCCACCCATCGCTCTCCTACATGTTCTCGAGCCTGTTCATCGGTCCGACCTCGCAGGCCCCTCGGATCGACGAGGCGCGCCACGACGCGCTTTACGAACTCGAGATCGCGATGGCGCAGATACCTCATCCGCAGGCGGGCGTCATGCCGCCGCTGCCATGGCTGGTGGACCGGCTGTTCCGCAATCTGCTGATCGATGTCACCGGCAACACCCATCGCGCCGAAATCTGCATCGACAAGATGTTTTCGCCGGACGGCCCGACCGGGCGGCTCGGGCTGGTGGAATTCCGCGGCTTCGAAATGCCGCCGAACGCGCGCATGAACCTTGCCCAGCAGCTTCTGGTGCGCGCCCTGCTGGCGCGGTTCTGGAAGAACCCGCTGGAGGGCAAGTTCGTGCGCTGGGGCACCGCCCTTTCCGACCGATTCATGCTGCCGCATTACATCTGGCAGGATTTCATGGATGTTCTGCAGGACCTGAAGGAAAACGGAATTGAATTCCGGCCCGAATGGTTCGAGGCGCAGCTTCAGTTCCGCTTCCCGTTCTTCGGCGAGGTCGAATACGAAGGCAACCGGCTGGAACTGAGGCAGGCGCTGGAACAGTGGAACGTGATGGGCGAACAGGGCGCGGCCGGCGGCACGGTGCGCTATGTCGATTCGTCGGTCGAGCGGCTCCAGGTGCTGCTCGAAAGCAATGCCCCGGAGCGCTACATCGTCACCTGCAACGGCCGTAGGGTTCCGCTGAAAGCCACTGATAAATCGGGCGTTTCGGTTGCCGGCGTGCGCTTCAAGGCATGGCAGCCGGCATCGGGCCTGCACCCGGTCCTGCCGGTCAATTCTCCGCTGACATTTGACATTTACGACACATGGTCGGCAAGATCGGTGGGCGGCTGCATATATCATGTTGCGCATCCCGGCGGGCGAAACTATGACACCTTTCCGGTCAACGGAAACGAGGCGGAAGCGCGGCGTCTGTCGCGGTTCGAGGCCTCGGGCCACACCGCCGGCGGTTATGCCGTTTTCAACGAGGCGCCGTCATCGGAGTTTCCGCTGACGCTCGATCTTCGAAGGCCGGCCGGATTTTAG